One Gammaproteobacteria bacterium DNA segment encodes these proteins:
- a CDS encoding FtsX-like permease family protein translates to MAVVIAAASVSSVGLFADRVRGALHGQAAELLAADQVVISPAPIPEDWQQAATARGLDTARTVTFPSMVSAGERLKLADVKGVSDAYPLRGDLMVSREAFGEATARSEGPEAGTVWLDTRLAAPLEVTPGDRVQVGERTFTVAAILAREPDRGGDLFSLAPRLMMNIADVPATGLIQRGSRVTYRLLVSGSPAAVADFRTWVEPRLGRRASTEGVQDARPEMRMALERAERFLALTALMSVVLAGIAVAVSADRHARRHLDAVAILKAMGATQGRVTTTITVQMVALGLAAGGVGVAIGFVGQWGLVHLLATLLPAALPAPGPWPALGGLLTALITLAGFGLPPILGLRRTPPMRILNRSLVAPPAAGRLIYVSAVAAVVLLALWLIRDVRLVAYALGGMAGAFLLLSLVAAAAVALLIQLRRGGSGSWRFGLAGLSRHPEASVIQVVAFGMAVLVILLLTVVRGELLAVWQERLPPDTPNIFLINVQAEERAAVTAFLRDNGVERAELYPMIRGRLTAIDGRPVTAGDYANARAQRLVDREFNLSWATRPQADNRIVAGRWWTADDSGEAVSSVELGLAELLGIELGDRLTFRIAGQELTTRVTSLRTVEWDSFNVNFFIVMPPGVLEDYPQTFITSFHLPAAEHRVLARLVEHFPSVTVLDVAALMAKVRSVMTHATRAIEFVFGFALVAAFAVFAAAIQSTQDERRRQTAVVRVLGGRKRADPPWVWPWSSPPRGGLAGLLGAAGAEATGWLLARFVFELPYDLQPALWLAGSTLTALVLVSAGWLASRRVVDSPPLLTLRGEQE, encoded by the coding sequence ATGGCGGTGGTGATAGCCGCCGCCAGCGTCTCCTCCGTGGGCCTCTTCGCCGACCGCGTGCGCGGTGCCCTCCACGGCCAGGCGGCGGAACTGCTGGCCGCTGACCAGGTGGTGATATCCCCCGCCCCCATCCCGGAGGACTGGCAACAGGCCGCCACCGCGCGCGGGCTGGACACCGCCCGCACCGTCACCTTCCCCAGCATGGTGAGCGCCGGCGAGCGCCTCAAGCTGGCGGATGTCAAGGGCGTGAGCGACGCCTATCCCCTGCGGGGCGACCTGATGGTGAGCCGCGAGGCCTTCGGCGAGGCCACTGCGCGGTCCGAGGGGCCGGAGGCCGGCACGGTGTGGCTGGACACCCGCCTCGCCGCCCCCCTCGAGGTCACTCCCGGCGACCGGGTGCAGGTGGGCGAGCGCACCTTCACCGTGGCGGCCATCCTGGCGCGGGAACCGGACCGCGGCGGCGACCTCTTCAGCCTCGCGCCACGGCTGATGATGAATATCGCCGACGTGCCCGCCACCGGCCTCATCCAGCGAGGCAGCCGCGTGACCTACCGGCTGCTGGTGTCCGGCAGCCCCGCGGCGGTGGCCGACTTCCGCACCTGGGTGGAACCCCGCCTCGGGCGCCGGGCCAGCACCGAGGGCGTCCAGGACGCGCGGCCGGAGATGCGGATGGCCCTGGAGCGGGCCGAACGCTTTCTCGCCCTCACGGCGTTGATGAGCGTGGTGCTGGCGGGCATCGCCGTGGCCGTGTCCGCCGACCGCCATGCCCGCCGTCACCTCGACGCGGTGGCCATCCTCAAGGCCATGGGCGCCACCCAGGGCCGTGTCACCACCACCATCACGGTACAGATGGTCGCCCTCGGCCTGGCGGCCGGCGGTGTGGGGGTGGCCATCGGTTTCGTAGGCCAATGGGGCCTGGTGCATCTGCTGGCCACCCTGCTGCCGGCGGCCCTGCCGGCTCCCGGCCCCTGGCCGGCGCTCGGTGGACTGCTCACCGCCCTCATCACCCTGGCAGGCTTCGGCCTGCCGCCCATCCTGGGGCTGCGCCGCACCCCCCCCATGCGCATCCTCAACCGCAGCCTGGTGGCGCCGCCCGCCGCAGGGCGGCTGATCTACGTCTCGGCGGTGGCCGCCGTGGTGCTGCTGGCCCTGTGGCTCATCCGCGACGTGCGCCTGGTGGCCTACGCCCTGGGCGGCATGGCCGGAGCCTTTCTTCTGCTCTCCCTGGTGGCCGCGGCGGCGGTGGCGCTGCTCATCCAGCTGCGCCGGGGCGGCTCGGGCAGCTGGCGCTTCGGCCTCGCCGGCCTGTCACGCCACCCCGAGGCCAGCGTCATCCAGGTGGTGGCCTTCGGCATGGCGGTACTGGTGATCCTGCTTCTCACGGTGGTGCGCGGCGAGCTGCTGGCGGTGTGGCAGGAGCGCCTGCCGCCGGACACGCCCAACATCTTTCTCATCAACGTCCAGGCCGAGGAGCGCGCCGCAGTGACCGCCTTCCTGCGCGACAACGGCGTGGAGCGGGCCGAACTCTACCCCATGATCCGAGGCCGGCTCACCGCCATCGACGGGCGTCCGGTAACGGCCGGCGACTACGCCAACGCTCGTGCCCAGCGCCTGGTGGATCGGGAGTTCAACCTGTCCTGGGCCACCCGCCCCCAAGCGGACAACCGCATCGTCGCGGGCCGCTGGTGGACCGCAGACGACAGCGGCGAGGCCGTGAGTTCGGTGGAGTTGGGGCTGGCCGAGCTGCTGGGGATCGAGCTGGGGGACCGCCTCACTTTCCGCATCGCCGGCCAGGAACTCACCACCCGGGTCACCAGCCTGCGCACGGTGGAATGGGATTCCTTCAACGTCAATTTCTTCATCGTCATGCCCCCCGGGGTGCTGGAGGATTATCCCCAGACCTTCATCACCAGCTTCCACCTCCCCGCCGCCGAGCACCGGGTGCTGGCACGGCTGGTGGAGCACTTCCCCAGCGTCACGGTGCTGGACGTGGCGGCCCTCATGGCCAAGGTGCGCTCCGTCATGACCCACGCCACCCGGGCCATCGAGTTCGTATTCGGCTTCGCCCTGGTGGCCGCCTTCGCGGTCTTCGCCGCCGCCATCCAGAGCACCCAGGACGAGCGCCGGCGTCAGACCGCGGTGGTGCGAGTGCTGGGGGGTCGCAAACGAGCAGATCCGCCCTGGGTCTGGCCCTGGAGTTCGCCACCTCGAGGAGGCCTGGCCGGGCTGCTGGGGGCGGCGGGCGCCGAAGCCACGGGCTGGCTGCTGGCCCGTTTCGTGTTCGAGCTGCCCTACGACCTGCAACCGGCCCTGTGGCTGGCCGGCTCCACCCTCACCGCCCTGGTGCTGGTGTCCGCCGGCTGGCTGGCGAGCCGCCGGGTCGTGGACTCGCCGCCCCTGCTCACCCTGCGCGGCGAGCAGGAATAG